A stretch of the Streptomyces sp. NBC_01428 genome encodes the following:
- a CDS encoding muconolactone Delta-isomerase family protein, with protein MKEFLVEVTTAIPEGTDPAEVDRRRTAEAARARELIAMGHLVRLWRPVGEMRSIALWRAVDEAELYDKVLNTLPLWPWMTGTVTAVESHPNDPGRADATS; from the coding sequence GTGAAAGAGTTTTTGGTAGAGGTCACCACCGCGATTCCCGAAGGAACGGATCCGGCCGAGGTGGACCGGCGTCGCACCGCTGAGGCCGCTCGGGCCCGGGAGCTCATCGCCATGGGCCACTTGGTCCGGCTCTGGCGACCGGTGGGCGAGATGCGCAGCATCGCCCTGTGGCGCGCGGTCGACGAGGCTGAACTGTACGACAAGGTCCTCAACACGCTGCCGTTGTGGCCGTGGATGACCGGGACCGTCACCGCTGTCGAGTCCCATCCGAACGACCCGGGCAGGGCGGACGCCACTTCCTGA
- a CDS encoding LLM class flavin-dependent oxidoreductase yields MIKGIQLHAWAAGPSIVEVAEVAARTFETIWVTDQMQSRGVGAVLGAIAARTGAGVGTAVTFPFGRNPLEQASTMATLAEFMPPGRQVSMGIGTGGGLVSALMERRSPVGRVAELIRICRALWRGDSVRLGDFPLTCADLGLREEARVSLDWVDQPAVRVIVAGAGPQVLEMAGELADGVICASNFPAHSLAAFRSGQFDTVSNLDRLERGRERGERAEFTRIYGVNVSVSTDRDRATAAARRQATLIVAQQPHESLQRAGFEQSDYAPTREAVKAGVSLREAAELLPQEVADQLIISGTPTDCIDALLELLQYARGAGFTEAYVGAPVGPDPAEAVELLTSKILPEIL; encoded by the coding sequence ATGATCAAGGGTATTCAGCTACACGCCTGGGCCGCCGGACCGAGCATCGTGGAGGTCGCCGAGGTCGCCGCACGCACCTTCGAGACGATCTGGGTCACGGACCAGATGCAGTCGCGCGGCGTGGGCGCCGTACTGGGCGCGATCGCGGCCCGCACCGGGGCAGGTGTCGGCACGGCCGTGACGTTCCCTTTCGGCCGCAACCCACTGGAACAGGCCTCCACGATGGCCACGTTGGCCGAGTTCATGCCGCCGGGGCGCCAGGTCAGCATGGGGATCGGCACCGGCGGCGGTCTGGTGAGCGCGCTGATGGAGCGGCGCAGCCCTGTCGGCCGCGTCGCGGAACTCATCAGGATCTGCCGGGCACTCTGGCGGGGCGACAGCGTCCGGCTGGGCGACTTCCCCCTCACCTGCGCGGACCTTGGCCTGCGCGAGGAGGCGCGCGTCTCGCTCGACTGGGTCGACCAGCCCGCTGTGCGGGTGATCGTCGCCGGCGCGGGACCCCAGGTCCTGGAGATGGCCGGCGAGCTGGCCGACGGCGTCATCTGCGCGAGCAACTTCCCCGCGCACAGCCTGGCAGCGTTCCGCAGCGGCCAGTTCGACACGGTCAGCAATCTCGATCGCCTCGAACGCGGCCGGGAGCGTGGCGAGCGCGCCGAGTTCACCCGGATCTACGGCGTGAACGTCTCCGTCTCCACGGACCGCGACCGAGCCACTGCCGCGGCGCGCAGGCAGGCCACGCTGATCGTCGCGCAGCAGCCGCACGAGAGCCTGCAGCGGGCAGGCTTCGAGCAGTCCGACTACGCGCCGACACGGGAGGCCGTGAAGGCGGGCGTGAGTCTGCGCGAGGCCGCCGAGCTGCTGCCCCAGGAGGTGGCCGACCAGCTGATCATCTCGGGCACGCCGACCGACTGCATCGACGCGCTCCTGGAGCTGCTGCAGTACGCGCGGGGCGCGGGCTTCACGGAGGCGTACGTCGGGGCCCCCGTCGGACCGGATCCGGCGGAAGCAGTGGAACTGCTCACCTCCAAGATCCTCCCGGAGATCCTGTGA
- a CDS encoding AMP-binding protein, whose product MGAAGLVPDSVEGPAVSRLRALRGVPRWTPAPDYSITQDALFAHDPSAVALLTAGPHAPNEITFGEVQRAALRIAGVLQARGVDPGDRVAMYLEPSPTAAQTVFGVLAAGAVLVPVPRLMAGASVAHRLGDSGAKVLVTDGPGLDRLRSTGCAIEDRMVLRVDGVDGQCVAGQSVEPHREAPHPGGPTQPALLMYTSGTSGPPKGIVHGHQVLLGHAGVDCAFEFFEPGDVYYGTADWGWIGGLMLGLLVPWSFGVPVVAQRQPRFDPDAALDLFARCGVSTAFLPPSVLRLFQANGRAPERRLRAVVTGGEQAGRSEMAWARLHLAQAVNKAYGQTEANALIGDAAVLGSVDDDTMGTAYPGHRIALLGEDGEEVGRGEVGEIALGLPDPVALLGVWDAESARAVPPEGTWHRTGDLARRAHTRRFEYLGRVDDVIKSRGYRIGPAEIEDALVKHPRVLEAAAVGIPDDKIGQHIKVFLRLSEREGEGEGEGAGQGDGESGGLDDPLRAQLGELVATSVGPHARPRQFEVVAALPRNETGKLLRRRLTSHSH is encoded by the coding sequence ATGGGCGCGGCTGGACTAGTGCCGGACAGCGTCGAAGGGCCGGCGGTGTCCCGTCTGCGCGCACTGCGAGGCGTCCCCCGCTGGACGCCGGCGCCGGACTACTCGATCACCCAGGACGCGCTCTTCGCCCACGATCCGAGTGCGGTGGCCCTGCTCACCGCCGGACCGCACGCACCGAACGAGATCACCTTCGGCGAGGTCCAACGTGCCGCGCTGCGCATCGCCGGGGTCCTGCAGGCACGTGGTGTGGACCCGGGTGACCGCGTCGCCATGTATCTCGAACCCTCACCGACCGCTGCGCAGACGGTCTTCGGCGTGCTGGCCGCCGGGGCCGTACTGGTTCCGGTTCCCCGGCTCATGGCCGGCGCGTCCGTGGCCCATCGCCTTGGCGACTCGGGGGCGAAGGTCCTTGTCACGGATGGGCCGGGGCTCGACCGCTTGAGGTCGACCGGATGCGCGATCGAGGACCGCATGGTCCTGAGGGTCGACGGCGTCGACGGACAGTGCGTCGCCGGGCAGTCCGTCGAGCCGCACCGCGAGGCTCCCCACCCCGGTGGGCCGACGCAGCCGGCACTCCTGATGTACACCTCGGGGACCAGCGGTCCGCCCAAGGGGATCGTCCACGGCCACCAAGTCCTGCTCGGCCATGCAGGTGTGGACTGCGCGTTCGAGTTCTTCGAGCCGGGCGACGTCTACTACGGGACGGCCGACTGGGGGTGGATCGGCGGCCTCATGCTGGGGCTGCTCGTACCGTGGTCGTTCGGTGTTCCGGTGGTCGCGCAGCGCCAGCCGCGTTTCGACCCGGACGCGGCACTCGACCTCTTTGCCCGGTGCGGTGTCTCCACCGCGTTCCTCCCGCCGTCGGTCCTGCGCCTGTTCCAGGCGAACGGCCGGGCGCCGGAACGCAGGCTGCGGGCTGTCGTCACCGGCGGCGAGCAGGCAGGCCGTTCCGAGATGGCGTGGGCTCGGCTGCACCTGGCCCAGGCGGTCAACAAGGCGTACGGGCAGACCGAGGCGAACGCGCTCATCGGTGACGCAGCCGTCTTGGGCTCCGTCGATGACGACACGATGGGAACGGCCTATCCGGGGCACCGCATCGCGCTCCTCGGCGAGGACGGCGAGGAGGTGGGTCGCGGCGAGGTCGGAGAGATCGCTCTGGGACTCCCCGATCCGGTTGCCCTGCTCGGGGTGTGGGACGCGGAGTCGGCACGTGCGGTACCGCCGGAAGGCACGTGGCATCGCACAGGAGACCTGGCCCGGCGCGCACACACGCGGCGGTTCGAGTACCTCGGTCGCGTGGATGACGTCATCAAGAGCCGCGGCTATCGGATCGGGCCGGCGGAGATCGAGGACGCTCTGGTGAAACACCCGCGCGTTCTGGAGGCCGCGGCAGTCGGCATACCCGACGACAAGATCGGCCAGCACATCAAGGTGTTCCTCAGGCTCAGCGAGCGCGAGGGCGAGGGCGAGGGCGAGGGCGCGGGCCAGGGCGACGGCGAGAGCGGTGGGCTCGACGACCCGCTTCGCGCGCAGTTGGGCGAACTGGTGGCCACCTCGGTCGGCCCGCATGCCAGGCCTCGGCAGTTCGAGGTGGTCGCGGCCCTGCCGAGGAACGAGACCGGAAAGCTCCTCAGGCGCCGGCTCACCTCACACAGCCACTGA
- the npdG gene encoding NADPH-dependent F420 reductase produces the protein MGRHTIAVVGGTGPQGKGLALHFARAGREVVIGSRSAERAEEAAQEIRDRIGPGEHVRGLSNATAVQAAGVVVLAVPWDGHKELVRDLAPYLAGKLVISCVNPLGFDKRGAYGLDVEEGSAAEQTQQLVPDAVVVGAFHHLSAVSLWDAQGPLEHEDVLVVGDDRDAKEQVAALAATITGRSGVDGGALRLARQLEPLTAVLIGINRRYKTRSGVSISGIPA, from the coding sequence GTGGGTAGACACACCATCGCTGTGGTGGGAGGAACCGGCCCGCAGGGCAAGGGCCTTGCGCTGCACTTCGCCAGGGCGGGCCGCGAAGTCGTCATCGGATCGCGCTCGGCCGAGCGCGCCGAGGAGGCCGCGCAGGAGATCCGGGACCGTATCGGGCCGGGTGAGCACGTACGAGGCCTCAGCAACGCGACTGCCGTCCAAGCGGCCGGGGTCGTCGTGCTCGCGGTGCCGTGGGACGGTCACAAGGAGCTGGTGCGTGACCTCGCCCCGTACCTCGCCGGGAAGCTGGTGATCAGCTGCGTCAACCCGCTGGGCTTCGACAAGCGCGGCGCCTACGGGCTGGACGTCGAGGAGGGCAGCGCCGCGGAACAGACCCAGCAACTCGTCCCCGACGCAGTCGTCGTCGGCGCGTTCCACCACCTCTCCGCGGTGTCGTTGTGGGATGCGCAAGGGCCCCTGGAGCACGAGGACGTCCTGGTGGTCGGCGACGACCGGGACGCGAAGGAGCAGGTCGCCGCTCTCGCCGCGACGATCACTGGCCGATCCGGTGTCGACGGGGGTGCGCTCCGCCTGGCACGCCAGCTGGAGCCGCTCACTGCCGTGCTCATCGGCATCAACCGCCGCTACAAGACGCGCTCCGGGGTCTCGATCTCGGGAATCCCCGCGTGA
- a CDS encoding aldehyde dehydrogenase family protein codes for MRALTSHVPLVIGDQLASASTGATFDSVNPADGTVIATVAEATADDVARAVEAARAGATVWQRMRPSQRTRLMLRYAALIEANKEQLAELQTRDMGKPIRESLSIDLPIMVETLEYFAGLVTKIEGRTTQAPGRFLNYTVREPIGVVGAITPWNFPAVQTIWKIAPALAMGNAIVLKPAQLAPLVPVALGELALEAGIPAGVVNVLPGRGSVAGNALVRNAHVGKITFTGSTEVGQEIGRMAADRLITTSLELGGKSALVAFSDASPKTIADVAFTAMYGNQGETCTAPSRLLVERPIYDEVVELVKARVEAAKVGDPLDPETEIGPLINAVQRDSVHSYVLSGVQEGAVLLSGSTETPQDRPGQGFFYRPALFGDVTADMRIAREEIFGPVLGVLPFEGEKQALALANDTIYGLAAGVFTRDVGRALRFAGTLDAGNVWINSWGVLNPASPYRGFRHSGHGSDLGQSAIESFTKEKSIWARLD; via the coding sequence GTGCGTGCTCTGACTTCCCATGTCCCGCTGGTCATCGGTGACCAGCTTGCCTCGGCTTCGACAGGGGCGACCTTCGACAGCGTCAACCCGGCCGACGGCACCGTCATCGCGACGGTCGCCGAGGCCACGGCGGACGACGTCGCCCGTGCCGTCGAGGCCGCGCGCGCCGGCGCCACGGTGTGGCAGCGGATGCGGCCGTCCCAACGAACGCGCCTGATGCTGCGCTACGCGGCGCTGATCGAGGCGAACAAGGAACAACTCGCCGAGCTGCAGACCCGCGACATGGGCAAGCCCATCCGTGAGTCGCTCTCGATCGACCTGCCCATCATGGTCGAGACCCTCGAGTACTTCGCCGGCCTGGTGACGAAGATCGAAGGGCGGACCACTCAGGCGCCCGGGCGGTTCCTCAACTACACCGTGCGCGAGCCGATCGGTGTGGTCGGGGCCATCACTCCGTGGAACTTCCCTGCCGTACAGACCATCTGGAAGATCGCACCCGCCCTGGCCATGGGCAACGCCATCGTCCTCAAGCCCGCCCAACTCGCCCCGCTCGTACCGGTCGCACTGGGTGAGCTGGCGCTGGAGGCGGGAATCCCCGCCGGTGTGGTCAACGTCTTGCCCGGCCGGGGCTCGGTTGCCGGAAACGCGCTCGTCCGCAACGCGCACGTCGGCAAGATCACCTTCACCGGGTCCACCGAGGTGGGCCAGGAGATAGGCCGGATGGCTGCGGACCGGCTCATCACCACCTCCCTGGAACTCGGCGGGAAGTCCGCCCTGGTCGCGTTCTCCGACGCCTCCCCGAAGACGATCGCCGACGTGGCCTTTACGGCCATGTACGGCAACCAGGGCGAGACCTGCACCGCGCCCAGCCGGCTACTGGTCGAGAGGCCGATCTACGACGAGGTCGTCGAGCTGGTCAAGGCCCGGGTGGAGGCCGCCAAGGTCGGTGACCCGCTCGACCCGGAGACGGAGATCGGCCCGCTCATCAACGCGGTGCAGCGCGACTCGGTCCACTCCTACGTCCTCTCCGGCGTGCAAGAGGGCGCGGTCCTGCTGTCCGGAAGCACCGAAACACCGCAGGACCGCCCCGGTCAGGGCTTCTTCTACCGGCCCGCGTTGTTCGGTGACGTCACCGCGGACATGCGGATAGCGCGCGAGGAGATCTTCGGACCCGTACTCGGCGTGCTGCCGTTCGAAGGCGAGAAGCAGGCGCTGGCCTTGGCGAACGACACGATCTATGGCCTCGCCGCCGGTGTCTTCACCCGCGACGTGGGCCGGGCACTGCGCTTCGCCGGGACTCTGGACGCAGGGAACGTGTGGATCAACAGCTGGGGCGTACTCAACCCCGCCTCGCCGTACAGAGGGTTCCGGCACAGCGGCCACGGCAGCGACCTCGGTCAGAGCGCGATCGAGAGTTTCACGAAGGAGAAGAGCATATGGGCGCGGCTGGACTAG
- a CDS encoding VOC family protein: protein MRKFWHVGINVTDMDRSIEFYQHVGFEVVQDKVVDDVNLARAFMIEKGSKLRFAHMRLNNAPDEAMLDIIEWRDVPATRERSIADTVNPGLCRFSILTDDIQGEYDRLSAAGVEFLHTPQTVMGPDGVNGWRILFAVDPDGTLFHFVELVGDAAAHG from the coding sequence ATGCGCAAGTTCTGGCATGTGGGAATCAACGTCACCGACATGGACCGGTCGATCGAGTTCTACCAGCACGTCGGCTTCGAGGTCGTGCAGGACAAGGTGGTCGACGACGTCAATCTGGCGCGGGCCTTCATGATCGAGAAGGGCAGCAAACTGCGCTTCGCGCACATGCGGCTCAACAACGCGCCCGATGAGGCGATGCTGGACATCATCGAGTGGCGTGACGTCCCGGCGACGCGTGAGCGGTCCATCGCCGACACCGTCAACCCCGGCCTGTGCCGGTTCTCGATCCTGACCGACGACATCCAGGGCGAGTACGACCGGCTGAGCGCCGCCGGTGTCGAGTTCCTGCACACGCCGCAGACCGTCATGGGTCCGGACGGTGTGAACGGCTGGCGGATTCTCTTCGCCGTCGACCCCGACGGCACGCTTTTCCACTTCGTCGAGCTGGTGGGGGACGCCGCCGCTCACGGGTGA
- a CDS encoding enoyl-CoA hydratase/isomerase family protein, with protein MNSDADQATALCLTERRGTVATVTLNRPGARNALNIPLLQQLVGALDEARAHGADVLVLRAEGTAFCAGADIRADDGTAIGRPGLRRRLIEEVCDLIDSFAASVAAVQGPAVGGGWALATAATVTLAAPEATFRFPELRLGFLPPDTTVRRLRDRVGPTVAFRLLAADERLTADDLARLGLVEVVTAPDLHSRARHLADRFAAAPPDLLHHLRTALTT; from the coding sequence GTGAACAGCGACGCGGACCAGGCCACGGCGCTGTGCCTGACGGAGCGGCGCGGCACCGTGGCGACGGTGACCCTCAACCGCCCGGGCGCCCGCAACGCCCTCAACATCCCGCTGCTCCAGCAGCTGGTCGGGGCACTTGACGAGGCCCGCGCCCACGGCGCGGACGTCCTGGTGCTGCGGGCGGAGGGTACTGCCTTCTGCGCGGGAGCCGACATCCGCGCCGACGACGGAACCGCGATCGGCCGGCCTGGCCTGCGCCGTCGACTGATCGAGGAGGTCTGCGACCTCATCGATTCCTTCGCCGCATCCGTCGCCGCCGTCCAAGGACCGGCTGTCGGCGGGGGCTGGGCCCTGGCCACAGCCGCGACGGTGACCCTCGCGGCTCCCGAAGCGACCTTTCGTTTCCCGGAACTCCGTCTGGGCTTTCTTCCCCCGGACACGACAGTGCGGCGACTACGCGACCGCGTCGGGCCCACGGTCGCGTTCCGGCTGCTCGCCGCCGACGAACGCCTCACCGCGGACGACCTGGCCCGCCTGGGACTCGTCGAGGTCGTCACTGCCCCCGACCTTCACAGCCGAGCGCGTCACCTCGCGGACCGGTTCGCGGCCGCGCCCCCCGACCTTCTCCACCACCTTCGCACTGCGCTCACCACCTGA
- a CDS encoding CaiB/BaiF CoA transferase family protein translates to MAQAKALLGTRVIDAATMVAGPLGASILADFGADVVKVEPITGDESRTFGPGRDGMSGVYSGVNRNKRAIALDLRAEDGRELFHELCAGADVLIENMLPGVRERFGLTPEALRKRHPHLICLNVSGYGESGPLAGRPAMDPVAQALTGLMHATGDEGGAATKAGPPIADSAAGYLIAIAALVALLAKQRTGAGQDGSVSLMGSLFHLQTPWLGQYLLADHVPSRVGNASAFYAPYNAYPTRDGGSVHVVAFNDRHFARLAQVVDERLLDDERFAGAASRLAHREELDAAVAPWFADRDRDDVVTLLSEQNIICAPVLAYDEAVAHPQIRALDLVVDIEHSTLGPLQVPGIPIKLSDTPGRVERPPTSLGEHTTELLAELGHDNQDIARLLAARVVR, encoded by the coding sequence ATGGCCCAGGCTAAAGCGCTGCTGGGGACGCGTGTGATCGACGCCGCCACGATGGTGGCGGGCCCGCTGGGCGCGTCGATCCTGGCGGACTTCGGTGCGGACGTCGTGAAAGTGGAGCCCATCACGGGTGACGAATCTCGAACCTTCGGGCCAGGTCGTGACGGTATGAGCGGTGTGTACTCCGGGGTCAACCGGAACAAGCGGGCGATCGCACTGGACCTACGCGCCGAGGACGGGCGGGAGCTCTTTCACGAACTGTGCGCGGGGGCCGACGTGTTGATCGAGAACATGCTGCCCGGCGTGCGGGAACGGTTCGGCCTGACTCCGGAGGCCCTTCGCAAGCGTCACCCGCACCTAATCTGCCTCAACGTGAGCGGGTACGGCGAGAGCGGGCCACTGGCCGGAAGGCCGGCGATGGATCCCGTGGCTCAGGCGCTCACCGGCCTCATGCACGCCACCGGCGACGAGGGCGGCGCGGCCACCAAGGCGGGCCCGCCCATCGCGGACAGCGCGGCCGGCTACCTGATCGCCATCGCGGCCTTGGTAGCCCTGCTGGCCAAGCAGCGGACCGGAGCCGGACAGGACGGGTCCGTATCGCTGATGGGCTCGCTGTTCCATCTTCAGACACCGTGGCTGGGTCAGTACCTGCTGGCCGATCACGTGCCGTCGCGCGTCGGCAACGCGAGCGCCTTCTACGCCCCGTACAACGCCTACCCGACACGGGACGGCGGATCCGTGCACGTGGTGGCCTTCAATGACCGTCACTTCGCACGACTGGCGCAGGTGGTGGACGAGCGGCTCCTCGACGACGAGCGATTCGCTGGGGCCGCGAGCCGACTGGCCCATCGGGAGGAGCTCGACGCGGCGGTGGCCCCGTGGTTCGCCGACCGCGACCGTGACGACGTCGTCACACTCCTCAGCGAGCAGAACATCATCTGTGCCCCGGTGCTGGCTTACGACGAGGCCGTGGCACATCCCCAGATCCGTGCGCTCGACCTGGTGGTCGACATCGAGCACAGCACCCTCGGCCCACTCCAAGTGCCTGGCATCCCCATCAAGTTGTCGGACACCCCTGGGCGTGTGGAACGGCCGCCGACATCACTGGGCGAGCACACGACCGAGCTGCTCGCGGAACTCGGACACGACAACCAGGACATCGCGCGTCTTCTCGCGGCGCGGGTCGTCCGCTGA
- a CDS encoding ABC transporter substrate-binding protein yields the protein MHTIDLAYVGRGPHEELVAYVADQQDYYADEGVHVALRDGCVWDPERLRRGAVIGLGRTLLSRLVSGIPWVALNVNTQRPQFWFLARSGLNSLADLAGRRLALHPAHTGPGCIARIILREAGLDPDRDVLSVVRSPGNYGMDLRRLRDGTIDAAVVGDTMALEAVAAENGWQVLAFAGDHFQIPTVGVAVDPTYIRPDDPAVQALVRAHRRALRLIQNEPDIAQRYLHGFLGGHTPEEARAHYEKFIAPHFSTDGQADLVVGDAAITAVAAELGVPATFTASDFFRTTQAVA from the coding sequence ATGCACACGATCGATCTCGCCTACGTGGGGCGTGGCCCGCACGAGGAACTCGTCGCGTACGTCGCCGACCAACAGGACTACTACGCGGACGAAGGCGTCCACGTCGCCTTGCGCGACGGCTGTGTCTGGGATCCGGAACGGCTGCGCCGTGGCGCTGTCATCGGGCTCGGGCGAACCCTGCTCTCCCGGCTCGTCAGTGGCATCCCCTGGGTCGCGCTGAACGTCAACACTCAGCGCCCGCAGTTCTGGTTCCTCGCCCGCTCGGGTCTGAACTCCCTTGCGGATTTGGCCGGTCGACGGCTGGCGCTGCATCCCGCCCATACCGGGCCCGGGTGCATCGCCCGCATCATCCTGCGCGAGGCCGGACTCGACCCGGACCGCGACGTGCTTTCCGTCGTCCGTTCGCCGGGCAACTACGGCATGGACCTGCGCCGGCTGCGCGACGGCACGATCGACGCAGCGGTGGTCGGCGACACGATGGCCCTGGAGGCGGTGGCGGCCGAGAACGGATGGCAGGTGTTGGCCTTCGCCGGAGATCACTTCCAGATTCCCACCGTGGGCGTGGCCGTCGACCCCACGTACATCCGTCCGGACGACCCGGCGGTCCAGGCCCTGGTACGGGCCCACCGGCGAGCCCTGCGATTGATCCAGAACGAACCCGACATCGCCCAGCGGTATCTCCACGGCTTTCTCGGCGGACACACGCCGGAGGAGGCCCGAGCGCACTACGAGAAGTTCATAGCCCCGCACTTCAGCACCGACGGCCAAGCCGACCTCGTGGTCGGCGACGCCGCCATCACCGCGGTCGCCGCCGAACTGGGCGTCCCCGCCACATTCACCGCATCGGACTTCTTCCGCACCACGCAGGCTGTGGCCTAG
- a CDS encoding TIGR03619 family F420-dependent LLM class oxidoreductase has translation MKVGIRIPGAGPWAGPDAISEVSRYAEKIGFDSLWMTDHVALPTKVETPYPYTTDGKFLWSPETPYLDCLTALTWAAAATETVELGTSCLILPWRPLVPTSKTLVSIDVLSKGRLSVAIGVGWMKEQFAALGAPFKDRGRRVTEMVNAMRQMWADDEVDFDGEFYNLHDFKMYPKPVRGTIPIWFAGYSEASLRRIAAIGDGWHPLAVGPEEYAGHLATLRRYVEEAGRDMGEITLTARPLRKAPYNAETIEAYGDLGVTHFICDTSFEHATLDSAMEELQALAEDVLPTAHRLP, from the coding sequence ATGAAGGTTGGTATCAGGATCCCCGGCGCCGGACCGTGGGCGGGGCCGGACGCGATCAGCGAGGTCTCCCGCTACGCGGAGAAGATCGGCTTCGACTCGTTGTGGATGACCGATCACGTGGCGCTGCCCACAAAGGTGGAGACCCCCTATCCGTACACGACGGACGGCAAGTTCCTCTGGTCGCCCGAGACGCCGTACCTGGACTGCCTGACGGCCCTGACCTGGGCGGCGGCGGCTACGGAGACCGTCGAACTCGGCACCTCCTGTCTGATCCTTCCCTGGCGGCCACTGGTACCGACGTCGAAGACGCTGGTGAGCATCGACGTCCTGTCCAAGGGCCGGCTGTCCGTCGCCATCGGCGTCGGGTGGATGAAGGAACAGTTCGCGGCCCTGGGCGCGCCCTTCAAGGACCGGGGGCGCCGTGTGACCGAGATGGTCAACGCGATGCGGCAGATGTGGGCCGACGACGAGGTGGACTTCGACGGCGAGTTCTACAACCTGCACGACTTCAAGATGTATCCGAAGCCCGTACGCGGCACCATCCCGATCTGGTTCGCCGGCTACAGCGAGGCGTCACTGCGCCGCATAGCCGCCATCGGGGACGGCTGGCATCCGCTGGCGGTCGGCCCCGAGGAATACGCCGGCCACCTCGCCACCCTCCGCAGGTACGTCGAGGAGGCAGGCCGTGACATGGGCGAGATCACGCTGACGGCGAGGCCGCTGCGCAAGGCCCCGTACAACGCCGAAACCATCGAGGCGTACGGCGACCTCGGTGTCACTCACTTCATCTGCGACACATCCTTCGAGCACGCCACGCTCGACTCCGCGATGGAGGAACTCCAGGCACTCGCCGAGGACGTCCTGCCGACCGCCCACCGCCTTCCCTGA
- a CDS encoding NIPSNAP family protein, whose protein sequence is MILELRKYVALPDRAEDLHRRFGEETLDLFDQVGLDLRGFWHAVGERRRIVYLCAFADVAVAEAFWEAFRADPRWIALKERTEANGPLIERIESTYLVEPDYVDARR, encoded by the coding sequence GTGATCCTCGAATTGCGCAAGTACGTCGCGCTGCCGGATCGCGCCGAGGACCTGCACCGCCGCTTCGGTGAAGAGACCCTCGACCTCTTCGACCAGGTCGGACTCGACCTTCGTGGCTTTTGGCACGCCGTCGGCGAGCGGCGGCGGATCGTATATCTCTGCGCGTTCGCCGACGTGGCCGTGGCTGAGGCCTTCTGGGAGGCCTTCCGCGCCGATCCGCGGTGGATCGCGCTGAAGGAACGCACCGAAGCGAACGGGCCGTTGATCGAGAGGATCGAGAGCACCTACCTCGTGGAGCCCGACTACGTCGACGCCCGCAGGTGA
- a CDS encoding TetR/AcrR family transcriptional regulator, which produces METNSVSGVSTDDAQRADLIVEAAGRLFFAPGCPRVSMDDLARELGMSKKTIYRHFPDKRSLLAAVLDRKFASVERSLIAAVEGAEGQPLDVRIQRFLIAAGSELDKLGAAQLALGRGDAMLREYVEQRVDAVIYRRLDELLVDGHRQGVLPAPPELLSAIISGALERLLTSQLPRELDWTAADLLRATVDTVLFGAIHSGDHAVDDAP; this is translated from the coding sequence ATGGAAACTAATTCAGTTTCCGGCGTTTCCACGGATGACGCGCAGCGTGCCGATCTCATCGTGGAAGCCGCCGGCCGGCTCTTCTTCGCGCCGGGCTGCCCGCGGGTGAGTATGGACGACCTCGCTCGCGAGCTAGGCATGAGCAAGAAGACGATCTACCGCCATTTCCCCGACAAGCGCAGCCTGCTGGCCGCGGTCCTCGACCGGAAGTTCGCCTCTGTGGAGCGCTCTCTGATCGCTGCTGTGGAGGGCGCCGAGGGGCAACCGCTGGACGTCCGCATACAACGGTTCCTGATCGCGGCGGGCAGTGAGCTGGACAAGCTCGGGGCGGCTCAGCTCGCTTTGGGCCGGGGCGACGCCATGTTGCGCGAGTACGTGGAACAGCGGGTGGACGCGGTCATCTACCGCCGGCTCGACGAGTTGCTCGTGGACGGTCACCGGCAAGGGGTGCTGCCCGCACCGCCGGAGCTGCTCAGTGCGATCATCTCCGGCGCGCTCGAACGGTTGCTCACCTCGCAGCTGCCCCGTGAACTCGACTGGACTGCGGCCGATCTCCTGCGGGCGACCGTCGATACGGTGCTGTTCGGGGCGATCCACTCCGGGGACCACGCCGTCGACGATGCGCCATAG